GCGACGACGAGCTCGGCCGCACCTTCCAGTAGCGCGGTCGCCGCGGTTCCGTCTTCTGTAGCTGCTCTCGTTTTGTGGCTTTTTACGCTTCAACAACAAACAGAGGCTTCTCTCGGTCTGAGAAGGCTTTTCGGGAGAGGGTATCTATGGATCTGACAACCTAGTAACGGAAAAGTTGCATGAGATAGGCTCACCTACTGGAGGGGCTACTGTAACGTGTACAGGTGTTGCTGTCTTAGGCGGTGTTGGGAGTGCGTTTGGCGGTCCAGTCAGTGTCGTAGGGGGTGCGAGTATCGTTGGCGCAGTCTGTACTGCTAGTGCTGCTGGCTGTTTCGCTGAAGATGTATTCTCCGAACAGACCGGTTGCGACGGTGTCGAATTTGAGGTGTATGTCTCGTACGAGACGAAGCCGGCAGTGTACATCGTCCCTCTGTGTGAGGGGGACCTCTTTGACGAGGATCTAGTTGACGACCTGGAAGATGTTGGCGAAAATGCCTGGAGAACAGCAACAGACATCGCTGACGACCTCGCAGACGGGATCGGAAGTCTCGCCGACGAGGGATTAGACTTAACAGGGCTGTAACGTATAACCAGTAGTTGTCTCAGGCATACAATTCTAACATATGAACCACGTTAGTGCGTTTTATTTGATGTTCTTAATATTGTCTGGATTCATGCTGGTCGTCTCCCTATCAGATTTCTCGCAATATACGTCACCATCCGATGCGATAGTATTTGCAGGATTCATAGGACTGGCAATAGTGGGTTGGTGGCGCGAAGCGAAAGGCTGAGCACAGATCTATCGATCCCATCAATCACTTTCGGAGTTTTTCGGGTGTTACAATCGCTCGGTGACTCGTAGGGTACGTTCGCACTTTCAGCTGGATCGATGCTTCGTCCACACTGGGTTCTCGTCCTACCATGTCGTCGGTCGAAGGTCGGTATTACCGCGTCGGGTCGTCTGATCAAATGACAGTTGTACACAAGGAATCCTCGTTACTACCCCAATGCGACAAATATTAATATGTGGTTATATACCCTAAATAATTAATACTATATTATCTCGCGTCGTGAATCAGTACGTGCCCCACCATCAGGACGTCGCCGACGACGCGGAGACGAAATCGACCTACGAGTGTCTCGTCTGCGGGACCATCGTGAAGGCGGAGTCGCATCCGGGCGAGTGTTCGGAGTGCGACGGCGAGTTCCAGAATCGCGCGATGTCGCTGGAGTAGCGGTCCCCACCATGTCTTCCGACACACCACCGCAGTCGACAGCCGATAGTACCGAACCCCGGGTCGAGGACTCGGAGTCGGCGCTTGCGACGGCCCGCCGTCAGCTGCGGCGGGCGGCCTCGCTGGTCGACGTCGATCCGAACGTCGTCGAACGGTTCCTCCACCCCGACGCGGTCCACGAGGTGACCGTGCCGATCGAGCGCGACGACGGGAGCGTCGAGGTGTTCCGCGGCTTCCGCGCCCAGCACGACAGCGTCCGCGGGCCGTACAAGGGCGGGATACGGTTCCATCCGGAGGTCTCCCGCGAGGAGTCCATCGGCCTCGCCATGTGGATGACCTGGAAGTGCGCGGTAATGGACATCCCCTTCGGCGGCGCGAAGGGTGGCGTCGTCGTCGACCCCAAGGAGCTGAGCGAAGACGAGCGCGAGCGCCTGACCCGACGGTTCACCGACGAGATCCGCAACGTCATCGGGCCGACGACGGACATCCCCGCGCCCGACATGGGGACCGACGCCGAGACGATGTCGTGGATGATGGACGCCTACAGCATGCAGGAGGCCGAGACTATCCCGGGCGTCGTCACCGGGAAGCCGCCGGTCATCGGCGGTAGCGAGGGCCGCGCCGAGGCGCCGGGCCGGAGCGTCGCCATCGTGACCCGTGAGGTCGCCGAATACTACGACACGCCGCTCGCCGAGGCGACCGTCGCCGTGCAGGGGTTCGGGAGCGTCGGCGCGAACGCCGCGCGGTTGCTCGACGACTGGGGCGCGACGGTCGTCGCCGTGAGCGACGTGACGGGTGCCGCCTACGACCCCGACGGCCTCGACACGCGCTCGATCCCGTCCCACGAGGAGCAACCCGAAGCCGTCGCGGCCCACGCCGACCGCACCATCCCGAACGGCGAACTGCTGGAACTCGACGTGGACGTGCTCGTTCCTGCCGCCGTCGGCAACGCCATCACCGAGGCGAACGTCTCGGAGGTCCGGGCGGACGTCGTCGTCGAGGGCGCGAACGGGCCGGTGTCGTTCGCCGCGGACGAGATACTCGCCGACCGCGGCGTGTCGGTGATTCCGGACATCCTCGCGAACGCCGGCGGCGTGACCGTCTCCTACTTCGAGTGGCTCCAGGACATCAACCGCCGATCGTGGTCCGCCGAGCGCGTCAACGAGGAACTGGAGACCGAGATGCTCGCGGCGTTCGAGGCCGTCGCCGACGAGTTCGAATCGAGCGACGGCACCTGGCGCGACGCCGCCTACGCCGTCGCGCTCTCCCGCATCGCCGAGGCACACGAGGCGCGCGGGCTCTGGCCCTGACAGTCGGTCTACGGCCTCTCGGCCAGGCCGGACGCCCTCGTCGGAGTCGCTCGCCGCGCCCGAAGCGCAACTGCATTCACGGTCGAGTCCTCAGTTACGACCGATGAACGTCAGGGAGCACGTCCCCGCGGTCTCCGGTATCCTCTCGGTCGTCGCGCTCGGACTCGTCTTCGCGGCGGCACTGCAGGCGATCCCACAGAGTTTGCTACCGCGAGCACCCGACGCGGTGCTCGAAGCGATCCCGCACGTCAACGCTATCGTGAGCGCGACGGCGATCGGAACCATCGTCGTCGGCGTCCGAGCGATCCGCAGGGGCGACGTGGCCCGCCACCGCGCGGCGATGCTGTCGACGACCGGCCTGTTCGCTCTGTTCCTCGTCGCGTATCTCTACCGGGTCGCCCTGCTGGGCCCGAGCGACTTCTCCGGCCCGCCGCTGGTCGAGGGCGTTATCTACCCCGGGATCCTCGCCGTCCATATCCTCCTCGCTATCGTCTGCGTGCCGCTCGTGATCTACGTTCTCCTGTTGGCCCTGACCCACTCGATACCAGAGTTGCGCGAGACGCGCCACCCGACCGTCGGCCGCATCGCCGCGGCGCTGTGGCTGATATCCTTTACCCTCGGCGTCGTCGTCTACCTCATGCTGTACGTGTTGTTCTGAACTGCCTCACCGCTCCGACCCCGCGCTGGTTCGAACCGGGCCAGTCAGCGCGCCGGGGCCCTCGCCGAGGACGGCCAACAGCCACTCGACGGTCCGTTCGCGCGACGACGAGGAGAACAGTTCGTGGCCGCCGTCGTAGAGCACGGTGCGCTCGGCCGGGGCGTGGTCACCGATCGCGTCGACGCCGACGACCTGGTCCCGGAGCGAGCAGAAGACCACGCTGTCGTCGCGGAAGTCTGGCAGTCGCGACTGGGCGTCGGCGACGGCCCGCAGGAACGCCGGCGCGATCCGGTCGGGCCCCTCGACGCGCTGGCGTTCCGTCGCGAGGTCGCCGAGCGCTCCCTCCTCGAAGGGAACGGGAACGACCGGCCGGTCGGTGGGCAGCGCGGCGGCGACCCGTCCGAGGAGACCCTCGTCGGCCATCCCCCACCAGGGACTGAGATACACTCGTCGAGCGGGCGAGTCGAGGTGTGCGGCGACCAGTCCGCCGGTGCTGTGCGAGAGGATCCGGTCGGGCCCGGTGGCGTCGTGGTGTCGCTGGGTCGGGCGGACGTACCCCGCCTCGAAGTCGCTCCCGTGGTCCGGAATCTCGCCCACGTCGACGGTGTAGCCGGCGTCGACCAGCTCGTCGACCAGCCACCGGACGTTCTCGTGGTGGGTCCGATTGCCCCAGCCCAGGACGAAGAGGACGCGCACGTCGCCGTCGCCGAACTCGGTGAACTGCACGACCGGTGACTGGGAGCGGTAGCACAAAAAGGCGCCCCCAGCCGCGACTATCGGGCCCGGGGCCCGCCCCGTTCAGTCGTCGGTCTCGTCCACTGCGTCGGGAGCGTATTCCAGTTCCCCGGCTCCGACGAGCGCCTCGAAAGCGTTGTCCTCGGCCTCGAGCGGGAAGTCGACGCGGCCGCGCTTCCGGGCGGACTCGTAGGCGCCGAAGATGATCTCGGCGGTCTTGAGGCCGTTTTTGACGCCGAGTTCGGACTCGCGGCCCTCGGCGAGTGCGTCGACGACCTCACTGGCCGCGCGGTCGATGTACTCGCTGCCGTACTGTCGGCCCTCGGCGTGGGCGCTGTGGAGATCCTCGCCGTCCACGTCGATAGCCTCCCACGACCCCTCGCCGGCGCGGCGGATCTCCAGCATGTTGCCCGTCTCGCTGTCGATTCGGATCTCGCCGTCGGTCCCGCGGATCACGTGGGCGGCGTCGGCGAAGTCGCTCCCTTCCCCGCCGGAGATAACGCCCTGGACGCCGGTCTCGTACTCCCAGAGCGCCCAGGCCTGGTTCTCCTGATGCATGCCGAAGCGCACGTCTTCCTCGCGGTAGTCGATCTGTGCGATGACCCACTCGGGTTCGGCCTCGTCGGCGAACATCCCCGTCAGGTCGATGGTGTGGGCACCGGTGTCGTAGAGGTCGCTCCACGTGGTCTCGATCCGCTGGAGGTCGCCGATCGCCCCGTCGTCGATCAGCCGTTTCGCCTCGCGGAACGGCTTGCCGAAGCGTCGCTGTCGGTTGAACGTGAGCTGGACGTCGCGACGCCAGCAGGCCTCGGCCATCCGGCGGGCCGACCCCCAGGTGTGTGCCATCGGTTTCTCGGCGTGGATCGCCGAGACGACGCCGCTGCGGGCGCAGTCGACGACCACGTCCTCGTGGATCGCCGGCGGGACCGCGACGGTCACGACGTCGGGCTCGACGGCGTCGAGCATCGCCTCGTAGTCTTCGAAGAGGTTCCCTTCGGGGAGGTCGAACGTTCGCCCGAACGCCTCGGCGTTCTCCGGGACGATGTCCGCACAGGCGACGACCTCACAGCGGTCGTCGTTCTCGAACGATTCGGCGTGGCGGTAGCCCATCGCGAACCCCTCGACGGTCGGGTTCTCCGGGTCGGGCCCCGTTCCGACGACGGCGACGGTGTACGTCATGCACACATCCAGTGAGAACGCGCTAAAGTCGCTTTCGGTCGCTCTCCTTCGCGTATATCGACGTGTATCCCGGTAGTGAACGATTCGAACGGTTCTCGCCCGGCCACGCCACTCGCTACCGTCGACCGTTCGATTCTACCAAACGGCTTGGAAAAGATATATCACTTGCTTCTCACCAATATATAAACAGTCGAGCTATCGACATGCCAATGATAACTGTCGACGGATCAGAAATTACGTACGAGCGGCAGGCGAAGAACAGATCGGAGAGCGTCTTCGAGGCGCAACTGGTCGTCGAGTCGCGGACGGGCGAGCGGTCGGTGCGGTCGTTCGAGATCGACGTGTCGGCGCGGGACGACCTGACGGCCGAGCGGATGGAGACCGCGCTCGCCGAGTGGAAGGAGTCCCACCCCACCCTGACGGTCGACCAGGTAGTCGTCGAGGAGACGAAACGGTGCGGCTTCGGCCGCCGCGTCGGCGAGGCCGACGCAGAGGACGCCGCAGACGCGACCGCCGCGGGCGACGACTCGGGGCGGACACAGCCGCTGTACCGCGGCGGTGCGCAGTCGGTCCCGCGGTCACCCGTCGGATTCGGTGACGTGCCCGTCGAGCGCGGCGAGGAGGTCACCTTCCACGTGGCCGGCCCCGACTCCTCGGTCTACGGGACCTCCAGTGGGACCGTCACCGGCGTCAAGACCGGGACCGAGGACTACAACGTCCTGATCATCGAGACCGACTCCGGTACCAAGCGCGTCCGCGAGGACTGGGTCGTCGACGAGAGCGACGACGACGTGGAAGCCGAGGCCGACGACGCGGCCGACGACGGTGACGTCGAGAACGACGAGTCCTGAACGGCGAGCGGTCGCCGCGGGGCCGTTTCTCGCGGGTTTCGAGCGAGCACCTGGGTGCGTGAACCGAGCGAGGAGCCTCGCCCAAAAATAGACGACCGCTAGTAGCTGCGTTCCTTGGGCTCGTACTCCTTCTCGGCTTCGAGGAGCACGGGCTTGTAGTACAGCTCGGGGTTGCCGTCGTTCCAGGCGAGCATGGTGTGTTTGAGCCACTCCTCGTCCCGGCGCTCCTGATACTGCTCGCGCCAGTGGGCCCCGCGGAACTCCTCGCGTGCGAGGGCGCCGACCGCGATGGCTTCGGCGATGTCGATGATGTTGCGGGTCTCCATCGTGTGCATCAGGTCGGTGTTGTAGGTGCGCGAGGGGTCCGAGGCGGCGACGTGCTGGTAGCGCTCGCGCGCCTCGCGGATGTCGTCCAGCGCCTCTACGAGGTTGTCCTCGCGGCGGAAGACGTTGACGTTGGCCGTCATCGTCTGCTGGATGTCCTCGCGGACCTGCGCGTGGTTGACGCCCTCGTCTTCGAGGAGGCGGTCGACCCGTTCTTCCTGGCGCTGGACTTCGGCGTCGACGACCGTCCCGGCGTCGATCGCCGCGCCGTCCGCGGCGACACTCCGGTTACCGGCGTCGACGGCGCCGATCTCGACTTCCTCGGAGAGGTCGCCGGCCTCGCTCTTGGCCGAGGGACCCGTCGATATCTCGGCCTCTTTCATGTCGCCGCCCGCGGCGTGCTTGCCGGCGCGGGCGCCGAACACGAGCAGTTCGGGCAGGGCGTTGCCGCCGAGGCGGTTGGCCCCGTGCAGCGAGACGCAGGCGGTCTCGCCGGCCGCGTAGAGGCCGTCGATGCAGGTGTGGCCGTTCTCGTCGCACTCGACGCCGCCCATCTGGTAGTGCTGGCCGGGTTTGACCGGCATCGGCTCGTCGAGGCCGTCGACGCCCTCGAAGTCCTCCGCGAGGTGGAGGATGTTCTCGAGGCGGTCGAGGATACGCTCCTCACCGAGGTGACGCATGTCGAGGTGGACGTACTCGTCCTCGATACCGCGGCCCTCGTTGACCTCCGTCAGTTCGGCCCGCGAGACCACGTCGCGGGAGGCGAGTTCGCCGTCGTTGTTCGCGTAGCCGTACTCGAACATCAGCCGCTCCTCCTCGTCGTTGTAGAGGATGCCGCCCTCACCGCGGACCCCCTCGGAGATCAGAACCCCGGTAGAGGGCAGCGTCGTCGGGTGGAACTGGACGAACTCCATGTCCTCCAGCGGGACGCCCGCGCGGTAGGCCATCGCGTAGCCGTCGCCGGTGTTGGCGACGGCGTTGGTGGTGTGGTCGAACACCTGGCCGGGGCCGCCGGTGGCGAGGATGACGCCGTTGGTGGCGCGGTAGCCCTGGATCTCGCCGCTGGCGATGTCGTAGGCGACGACGCCGTGACACTCGCGGTCCTCGACGTCGTCGTGGTCGGTCACCGCCAGGTCGAGTACCTGCTGTTCCTCGTAGACGGTGATACCCCGTTTGACGACCTGCTCGTACATCGTGTGGAGCAGGTGGTGGCCGGTCTCGGCGCCGGCGTAGGTCGTGCGGGGGTGGCTGAGGCCGCCGAACGGTCGCTGGGAGACGGTGCCGTCCTCCTCGCGGGAGAAGGGCATCCCCCAGTGTTCGAGCTGGATGACCTCGTCCGGAGCGTCCTGAGCGAAGGTCTCGACCGCGGGGGCGTCCCCGAGGTAGTCCGAGCCCTTCATCGTGTCGTAGGCGTGTAGCTCCCAGGAGTCCTCCGGGTGCAGAGCGGCGTTGATGCCGCCCTCGGCCGCCCCGGTGTGGCTCCGGACGGGGTGGAGCTTCGTGACCATCGCCACGTCCGCTCCCTCTTCGTGTGCCGCGATCGCCGCGCGCAGGCCTGCGCCGCCCGCGCCGACGACGAGTACGTCGTGTTCGTGCATGGTTACCAGAATTTGAGGTTCGACTTGACTGCTTCGCGCTTCAGCTCCTGGATGTGCTCGGTCAGCGGGATGTCCTTCGGGCACACCTCGGTGCAGGAGAACTGGGTCTGACAGCGCCAGACGCCGTGTTCCTGCTCGATGATCTCCAGTCGGTCTTCCTTCTGGATCTCGCCTTCCCGCTCGTCCATCGCGAACCGGTACGCCTTGTTGATGGCCGCCGGGCCGAGATACTCGTTGTCTCCCGCCGCGATGTTACACGAGGACATGCAGGCGCCACACCAGATACACCGCGTGGACATCTTGACCTTCTCGCGGTTCTCGGGGGACTGGCGCTGCTCCTCGCGCTCGCCCTCCGGGAGCTCGTCGGGCTGGAAGTACGGCTCGACGGCCTCCATCTGCTCGTAGAAGTGCTCCATGTCCACGACCAGGTCCTTCACCACGTCCTGGTGGGGGAGCGGCTCGATGCGAACCGGTCCTTCGAGGTCGGCCATCTGGGTCTTGCACCCGAGTCGTTGCTGGCCGTTGACGAACAGCGCGTCGGAGCCACAGACCGCCTGTCGGCAGGAGTGGCGGAAGGTCAGCGACGAGTCGTAGTGGTCCCGAGCGTAGATCAGCGCGTCGAGGACGGTCATCCCCTTGAAGAAGGGGACCGAGAAGTCGTCGAAGCGCGGCTCGGACTTGCCCTCGACCTCCGGGTCGTAGCGGAACACCTTGATCTGGACGGTGTCGTCGGCGTCCCGGACCTCCTCGCGGGCCTGCTCCTCGCGTTCGCGGGCTTCGGCGCGGGCCTTCTTCTCCGAGAGGCGCCGTTCCTGGGGCGACTGCTCGGCCGGTTCGGCCGTCTCGGCCTCGGTCTGCTCTTCTGTCTGCTCTTGTTCGATTTGTGTGCTCATAGTAGGTCGGTCATCGCGAGTGCCACGCGGGTTCCCTGGACGATCAGTGCTATGCTCGCCAGCGTCAAAACGGCCCCGACTGCCGTCTTGCGAGTGCCGCTCAGGCCCTGATTGACGAGGGCGTTGTAGACGCCGTTGACGCCGTGGAAGGTCGCGGTGACGAGGAACAGCCACATCGTCGCGAAGTAGCCGACCTGGCTCATCCGCGCCTCGGTGCCGGCGAAGGTGATCTCGGCGGCGTGGTTGACGAAGTGCAGCAGGAAGAAGTGGAAGGCGAGAACCCCGACCAGGAAGACCGCCGTCAGTCGCTGGAAGAGCCACTTGACGCCGCCGCGCTCGAACGACGAGTAGTGCTGTGCCATGAGTTACACCCCCGCGAGGAACGTCGGCACGCTCGCGACGACGATGGCGGCCGTCACGACGAGCGACGCGTAGAAGCTCTTGTCCTGATTTTCGAGTCCGAACCCGAGGTCGACGAACAGCAGCCGAACCCCGTTGAGGATGTGGAAGACGGCCACCGACAGGAGGCCGACCTCCAGCACACGGACGATCAGCAGTTCTTCCAGTCCCTGGAGCGTGTTCGTGTACAGCACCTCGCCACCCGTCGCGGTGCTCAACACGGCGATATGCGTAAAGAGGTAGCCGACGAGCACCCAACCGGTGAACTTGTGGAAGATCCAGGCCCACATGCCCGGCTGGAACTCCCGCCACCGGCCGAAATCCTCGACCGCTCCGCGGTCGTACGTTCCGCTCATACAACGGGCGCAATGGTAGCAGGGGCTATAGTAGTTTCTACACCGCCCCGTCTCGGCCGCCGAACACGTTCACGCGCGTCCACAGGACGCCGGGTTCGGTGGGTGTTTCGGGGATTATCGCCGGTTCCACCGGCCGACGTATCACTCCGATAACAGAGCCGCGCCAGCGAACCGGCGTCGCCCGCTCGCGCGCGCGACGCTCACTCGGCGACGGTGGGCGACGTCGGGTCCCGTGGCGAACCCGTCCCGTCGCTGCGTTCGATCGCGTCGAGCGTGTCGCCGTCGAGTTTGACGAGGTGACAGAGCGGATTGCCGGGGTAGACGACGGGGTTCTCGAGGATACCGACGAGCAGTCCAGTGAAGGGCGCCTCGACGTGGGTGCGTTCGGTCTTGAACGGGTTGGCGATCGTGCAGATCGTCTCGCCCTCGCGGACGACGCCGCCGCGGGCGGCGTGCATATCGACGAGACCGCCCGCGTCGGCACGCAGCCACGTCTTCTCGCTGGATCCTTCGACGATCGTCCGCCAGCCGGGCCAGCGGACCCGTTCGGTCGGCAGGATGCCGAACTCGGCGAGGACGCTCTCGACGCCGACCAGGGCTCGGTCGATGAACTCCCGCTGGAAGCGGTGGGCTTCGCCCATCTCGACGGTGACCGTGGCGGTGCCGGCCTCGCTGGCTTCCCGGCGGAGCGTCCCTTCGGGGCCCTGTCCGTCGATGATGACGTTCGAGGCGAACGCCTTCGCGACGCGGGCGACCGACGAGTCGGCCATGTCGGCACGGACGTGGAGCATGTTCGTCCGGCCGCGGGTGGAGGTGTGCAGGTCCAGCCCCACGTCACAGGGCGCGACGAAGTTGTCGAAGATGCGTCGGGCCATCCGCTTGGCGCTGGTCGACCCCGCTTTGCCGGGGAACGAGCGATTCAGGTCGCGGTCGTAGACGGGGAGGTAGCGCTCCTGTGCGATGAAGCCGGGCACGTTCAGTACGGGGAGACAGATGAGCGTCCCCCGGAGGTCGTCCAGGTCCCACTCGTGGGCGACCTCGCGGACGACCTCGACGCCGTTGAGCTCGTCGCCGTGGGCGGCGGCGCTGAGGAAGGCGGTGGGTCCGGGCTCTTCCCCGACGACGACCGTCACGGGGATCCTGACGGGGTCGCCGAGGTAGGTCTCGCTGACGGTGTAGCGCACGTTTGTCCGTTCACCCGGGTCGACCCGACCGCCGTCGTAGGTGAACGGCTCGGCCTCGTCCATACCGTCTCCAGCGCCCGGGGGTTGAAACGTGTGGCGACCCGCGGAGCGATTCCGGTTGGGTGAACGTTCCGATTCGGCGTCAAATGGCCTCGTGCGGCCGGCTCGCGACCGTTAGTACTTTCGGCCGCCCGGGCGATTACGGGATATGACGACTTCTGACTCGGTTTCGGTGGGGGTGTTGAGCCTGCACAACAGCAAGGAGACGAAAGCGATCCTCAACGCCGTCGACGCGCTGGGCCACCACCCCGAGTGGCTACGCCGGGAGAACACGACGATACGCGTCGAGGGGTCGGAGCCGAAACTCGAACCCGACGTAGACGTGATCGCCAACCGACTCCTCCTGTCGAAGTCGACCGAACCCTGCGAGGAGATGGGGCTGGCCAACACCTTCGAACAGTTCGTCCCGATGCTCAACGAACCGGCGAAGACGCTCACGTCGATGCACAAGGTGGCCTCGGCGGTCGCGCTCTCGGAGGCCGACGTGCAGGTACCCGACGCCCTGCTCGCCCTGTCTTCCGACCGGCTGAACTTCGAACGCGAGCAGTTCGGCGAGGAAGCGGTGTACAAGACCGCCATCGGAACCAACGGCGGCGGCACGTGGAAGGTCGACGCCACCGAGCGGGTCAACGCCCGCGTCGGCAACCGCTACGCGTTCCTCCAGAAGCTGCTCGACCGGGGTGACGTGCCGACGCGCGACCTCCGCGTCTACGTCGTCGGCGGCGAGGTCGTCGGCTCGATGTTCCGCTACGCGCCCGACGACGAGTGGCGGACCAACGTCGCCCTGGGCGGCCGCGTCGAGGACGCCGCCGGCGAAGTCGACGACGCAGTCATCGAGACGGCACGGACGGCGGTCGAGGCCGTCGGTCTGGACTACGCCGGCGTCGACCTCATGGAGGGTGAAGACGGCTGGTACGTCCTCGAAGTCAACCCCACCGCGGGCTTCAAGGGCCTGTTCGACGCGACCGGGACGAGCCCGGCCCCCTACATCGCCCAGCGAGCCATCGAGCGCGCCGGCGGCAGCGTCGACCGCGACCGGGTCGAGGAGCTGTCGGGCCTCCTCGACGACTCGGTGCCCGCCTGCAAACCGCCCTCTGTCAACTCCGGGGCCGCCGACTCGCTCGTCATCGGCTACACCGAGGAAGTCCTGATCAGCGGGACGAAAGGCTCGGAGTCGGTGGTCGCCAAGTCCGACACCGGCGCGACCCGAACCAGCATCGATACCCGTCTCGCCGCCGACATCGGTGCCGGCCCGATCAAGTCGATCACGAAGGTCCGCTCGGGCTCGAACAAGTCCTCGAAGAGTCGTCCGCTCGTCGACGTGGTCGTCGGCGTCGGCGGCACCCGCCACACCGTCACCGCCAGCGTCGAGGACCGCAGCCACATGAACTACCCCGTCATCCTCGGCCGCGACATCCTCGGCGACTACCAGGTCGACGTCTCCCGGCAGGCCGACAACGAGTCCGACTCCGAGATCGAATCAGAGGAGTAGACGCGCGTCTTCAGTCTTCGTTCCCGTCCGCGATCCGCTCCGCCAGCGACCGCGCCGTCGCCACGCGCTCGTCGGCGTCCTCGTCGCCGGTCCCGTCGACGTTCGAGAGGAGATCCGCCACGTGGCCGACCCGTTCGCGGACGGTCGCCCTCGCGCCCTCGTCGTCCGCGTCGCTCGCCAAGGCCGCGGCGTCGCCGGCGACCGCCTGCGCCTCGCCGACCCACCGGCTCGCCGTCC
This DNA window, taken from Halosimplex litoreum, encodes the following:
- a CDS encoding putative ATP-dependent zinc protease — its product is MTTSDSVSVGVLSLHNSKETKAILNAVDALGHHPEWLRRENTTIRVEGSEPKLEPDVDVIANRLLLSKSTEPCEEMGLANTFEQFVPMLNEPAKTLTSMHKVASAVALSEADVQVPDALLALSSDRLNFEREQFGEEAVYKTAIGTNGGGTWKVDATERVNARVGNRYAFLQKLLDRGDVPTRDLRVYVVGGEVVGSMFRYAPDDEWRTNVALGGRVEDAAGEVDDAVIETARTAVEAVGLDYAGVDLMEGEDGWYVLEVNPTAGFKGLFDATGTSPAPYIAQRAIERAGGSVDRDRVEELSGLLDDSVPACKPPSVNSGAADSLVIGYTEEVLISGTKGSESVVAKSDTGATRTSIDTRLAADIGAGPIKSITKVRSGSNKSSKSRPLVDVVVGVGGTRHTVTASVEDRSHMNYPVILGRDILGDYQVDVSRQADNESDSEIESEE